The sequence below is a genomic window from Streptomyces sp. B21-105.
CGGCGCAGCACCTCCTCGGTCGCCTCGAGGATGCGCTCGGCGGTCAGGGTCTCGGTGGTCGGTGGCATGCTCAGACCGTACCCGGAGGGCGGGTCAGCGCTCGCTGTCGAGGTGGGCCATCGCGGCGGCCGCGTAGCGCTCGCCGGCGGCCGCGTCGGCCGGGACGGCCTCCTCGATCGCGGCGAGGTCGCCGGCGTCCAGGACGACGTCCAGCGCGCCCAGCGACTCCGCGAGCCGCTCCCTGGTCCGCGCGCCGATCAGCGGCACGATGTCCTCGCCCTGGGCCAGCACCCAGGCAATCGCGATCTGGGCGACGGAGACGCCCTTCTGCCCGGCGATCTTCCGCAGGGCCTCCACCAGGTTCAGGTTGTGCTTGAGGTTGTCGCCCTGGAAGCGGGGCGAGTAGAGCCGGAAGTCGTTCGCGGCGAGCTTGCGGTCGGCGGTGAAGTGCCCGGAGATCAGCCCGCGTGACAGCACGCCGTACGCGGTGATCGAGATTCCCAGTTCACGGGTGGCCGGCAGGATCGACTTCTCGATGCCGCGGGAGATCAGCCCGTACTCGATCTGCAGGTCGGCGATCGGGGCGGTGGCGGCGGCCCTGCGGATGGTCTCGGCACCGACCTCGCTGAGGCCGATGTGCCGGACGTACCCCTTCTCGACGAGTTCGGCGATCGCGCCGACCGTCTCCTCGATCGGCACGTCGGGGTCGAGCCGGGCGAGGCGGTAGACGTCGATGTGGTCGACCCCCAGGCGCTGGAGGGAGTAGGCGGCGAAGTTCTTCACGGCTGCGGGCCGGCCGTCGTAGCCGGACCAGGAGCCGTCCGGCCCGCGCAGGGCGCCGAACTTCACACTGGTCAGAGCCTGTTGGCGACGGGCGGCGGGTGCGGTGCGCAGCGCTTCGCCGATCAGCAGCTCGTTGTGGCCCATGCCGTAGAAGTCGCCGGTGTCCAGCAGGGTCACGCCGGCCTCGAGGGCGGCGTGGATGGTCGCGATCCCCTCGGCCCGGTCCCCGCCGCTGTACAGCGCGGACATGCCCATGCAGCCGAGGCCGAGAGCGGAGACCTGGGGACCGGTGAGGCCGAGGGAGCGGGTTCGCATCGTCATGCGCATCAGCTTTGCATGATGGATGACAGATTTCAATATCTGTCATCTGTCATCTGCTATCCGTCACTTGTCGCGATGCCGCCGGCCTCGGCCCCGCCGTAGTCCGTCCGGTCGACGGGGCGCGAGACGCGAGGACAATGGGATATGTCGGTGCGCAGTCACCTCGGCGGCGCCTGCCGCCGACCGAGCGGCCCTTCGCGCCGCCATGGAGGCTGCCATGAGCATCCGGATCGCCACCTTCAACATGGAGAACCTCTTCCGCCGGCCCACGGCCTTCCGCCTCGAGAACCCGGCGGAGCGCAAAGAGATCCTCGACGACTTCGCGACGCTGGCCGCCCTCCTCGACCTGCCGGTGTACACGGACGACGACAAGAAGAAGATCGCCGGGCTCATCGAGAAGCACCGGGCGTACGGCATCGACCCGAAGAACCCGCCGCCGATCTACGTGAACCAGTCACGGCCGGGCAAGGACTCCGGGCTCTTCAAGACGACGGGCTCGGGAACGAACACCCACGTCGTGGTCACCGCCAAGGGCCGTTCCGCATGGGCGGGCTGGGCCGAACTGTCGCAGGACGACTTCGAGCTGAGCGTGGTGCGCAACACCGGCCGGGTGGTCTCGGAGGTGGACGCCGACATCCTGCTCACCGTGGAGGTCGAGGACCGGCTCACCCTGGAGCGCTTCAACACGCAGGTGCTGGCCGGGGCGCTCGGCCGGCGGCCGTACCCCTACGTCCTGCTGATCGACGGCAACGATCCCCGGGGCATCGACATCGGCATCCTCAGCCGGCACCCGATCACGTCCGTGCGAACCCATATCTTCGACAGCGGCCCCGAGCGTCCCGACCTGCGGCTCTTCAGCCGCGACTGCCCCGAGTACGAGATCCAGCTCAACGGGACGCCCCTGGTGGTCCTCGGCAACCACCTGAAGAGCAAGTTCCAGGACAACCCCGATCTGCGCCTGGCCCAGGCGAAGCGGGTCGCCGAGATCTACCGGGCCGCGCTGGAGCGCACCCCGCACGTCGTCGTCGCCGGGGACCTCAACGACGACCCCGACAGCGCCCCGGCCACCGTCCTGCGCGACACCGGCCTGCGCGACGTGATGACGCACCGCGCCTATCGCGGACTGCCCGGCACCCACGGGACCTGCAAGAGCGAGGAGAGCAAGCTCGATTACCTCCTGCTCTCGCCCGAGCTGTGGCCGGAGGTCCAGCACGTCGGTCTGGAGACCCGCGGCATCTTCGCGAAGGACATCAAGTCCTTCGACACGGTGAACTCGAAGGGCACGGCGGCCTCCGACCACGCGGCGCTCTACGTGGACGTCGACCTGTAGGCGCGCACGAAGCAGCCCCAGGCGTCCGCGCCGAACACCAGCACACCCCGCCCGGGATCCTTGCTGTCCCGGACGGGGACGAGGGAGGGGACGCCTGCGGCGACCTCGACACACTCGCCGCCGTCCGAAGATGAAGGTCCGCGACTCGGCAGGGTTCAGCGCCAGGTGACGAAACCCCGTCATATGTGCGGTGCAGACGCTCAACTCTGCTGGCTTCTTCCACCAGTTCACCGCGTACGTCGATTTCGGCATAGGCCACCGTTCGGCCTTCCGCGAGACGCAGGAACATCATGGAAGTGCTGTCCATGGAGTGCAGCCCCGCGCCGAACGGCAACACATGGAGGGTGCTGTTCGGGCAATCCGAAGCCTCCACCAGAAACCCCAACTGCCCCTGCCACTCAGCAGGGTTGCGCAGCGAATTGCGCAGTACCGCTTCGGAGAGGATTGCGCGGAACGGTGGCGCATCGGCCCCCTCCAGCACCTTCCGCCGCCCGACACGCGCCTCGACCTGTTACTCCAGTGCCTCCCCCGTGAGGCCGCCCGCCTCGAGCGCTTCCCGCGCGTATCCGGCCGCCTGCGACAACCTGGGCGGCCTGCTCACCCCGTAGCGCCACAGCCCGACCGCCTCCGCCCTCCGCCCTCCGCCCTCCGCCCTCCGCCTACAGCGTCATGTACCTGCGGTACTGCTCCTTGAACTGCGAAGCGTCCGCGACCGCCAGCTCCCGTCCAGCACCTCGACGACCTCCGGGCTGCCGAGACTCCGGCCGCCCTCCGTCTTGCCGAAGGTCGACGCCGTCCAGCCCAGCACCTCCTCCAGCTGCCGCAGGCTGTCACCCTTGCCCGCGCGCAGCAGGCGCAGCTCCTCCGCGAACCGTCGCCGGGGTTCCTGACTGCGCCCCATGACCACCCTCCTCGCCGGCACCGCCCGCCCCTTCCGCATTTGTGGAATTTGCGCGGCTGAACGCCCACGAAGCCCTCGTCGACGGCATGTCGGCCCCGCCCGGAGGTCATCCTGACGACGCCCCCACCACCCAGAGTGCCCCAACCCTCACATTCCGCATGGAAGTTGGGTATGTTGGCCATAAGGAGCGGACGACATGCAGCACGAACCCGGCACCCTCCTCTACGACCCGGCCACCGACAGGTTCGGCGAGTACCAGGACCGTTCCGGCCCCTACGCGATGCTGCGACCGGTCGGCGGCGGCCGGGAGTGGCAGGCGGACCCGGCGGCGGTGCGGCCGGCGACCGAGCGTGAGCGGCTGCACGCGGGCGTGCGCGCGGCGAACGAACGGGCGCGTACGGACGGCCCGTTCATGCTGGGCCTGCGTCGTCCGCCCGAGCCGGTGCCGGACTGCCCGGAGTGCGTCGAGCTCGCGACGCGCCGCGCCGAGGCCCGTGCCGCGTACGACTACAGCGCGGAGACCGACGCCGACGTCCTGCTCCGCGGCCACCAGCGTGAGCGGAACTGCCCGGCATGACACGACACGAGGCCGGTCCCGACGGGAGTCCCGTCGGGGCCGGCCTCGTGGCGCTGAGCGCCGGGGGCGGTTACGCGCCGATCAGGCGGGCGGCGAGGTAGCCCTCGATCTGGTCGAGGGAGACGCGCTCCTGCTTCATCGAGTCACGCTCGCGAACGGTGACCGCGTTGTCCTCGAGGGTGTCGAAGTCGACCGTCACGCAGAACGGGGTGCCGATCTCGTCCTGGCGGCGGTAGCGGCGTCCGATCGCGCCGGCGTCGTCGAACTCGATGTTCCAGTTCTGGCGCAGGGCGGCCGCGAGGCCCTTGGCCTTCGGGGACAGCTCGGGGTTGCGGGACAGCGGAAGGACCGCGACCTTCACCGGGG
It includes:
- a CDS encoding aldo/keto reductase; the encoded protein is MTMRTRSLGLTGPQVSALGLGCMGMSALYSGGDRAEGIATIHAALEAGVTLLDTGDFYGMGHNELLIGEALRTAPAARRQQALTSVKFGALRGPDGSWSGYDGRPAAVKNFAAYSLQRLGVDHIDVYRLARLDPDVPIEETVGAIAELVEKGYVRHIGLSEVGAETIRRAAATAPIADLQIEYGLISRGIEKSILPATRELGISITAYGVLSRGLISGHFTADRKLAANDFRLYSPRFQGDNLKHNLNLVEALRKIAGQKGVSVAQIAIAWVLAQGEDIVPLIGARTRERLAESLGALDVVLDAGDLAAIEEAVPADAAAGERYAAAAMAHLDSER
- a CDS encoding endonuclease/exonuclease/phosphatase family protein translates to MSIRIATFNMENLFRRPTAFRLENPAERKEILDDFATLAALLDLPVYTDDDKKKIAGLIEKHRAYGIDPKNPPPIYVNQSRPGKDSGLFKTTGSGTNTHVVVTAKGRSAWAGWAELSQDDFELSVVRNTGRVVSEVDADILLTVEVEDRLTLERFNTQVLAGALGRRPYPYVLLIDGNDPRGIDIGILSRHPITSVRTHIFDSGPERPDLRLFSRDCPEYEIQLNGTPLVVLGNHLKSKFQDNPDLRLAQAKRVAEIYRAALERTPHVVVAGDLNDDPDSAPATVLRDTGLRDVMTHRAYRGLPGTHGTCKSEESKLDYLLLSPELWPEVQHVGLETRGIFAKDIKSFDTVNSKGTAASDHAALYVDVDL
- a CDS encoding DUF397 domain-containing protein, with amino-acid sequence MPSRGPSSSDGGECVEVAAGVPSLVPVRDSKDPGRGVLVFGADAWGCFVRAYRSTST